The Mauremys reevesii isolate NIE-2019 linkage group 1, ASM1616193v1, whole genome shotgun sequence genome has a segment encoding these proteins:
- the RELT gene encoding tumor necrosis factor receptor superfamily member 19L isoform X4, with product MKRNLVCWSLVVFLALLSRHRAWALACGEQEYWTVEGNCAPCAKCPPGEEPDRKCGSGQGLGVTCRACSPGTFSASHGTAPCLPQTTCEARKRVHASPGTAAADSRCGGCMPGFYSPEGETDPTAECLPCSSAPKGMLGCPGAKPWLTRLARNVEALHRRDERAASNGTRDGKREEHATQYAVLAIVPVFCVMGLLGILFCNLLKKKGYHCTAHKESDEEVAKAERGGNNSAYRIEDANQDTIGVLVQLITEKKENAAALEELLKEYHSKQVVQTSHKPATSRLHFLPHIPHICRHQHHLHTVQGLATRSGPSCTRCCQKKWPEVLLSPEAAATAAAATIPAPASVAPKPAKLGGKASRPGEITILSVGRFRVACIPEQKPNPPEVKTILECSGAEPADSPRSGLPAEQKSLVGNGARSKWLKTADSQQEVII from the exons CTGTTGAGCCGGCACCGGGCATGGGCGCTGGCGTGCGGGGAGCAGGAATACTGGACCGTGGAGGGGAACTGTGCCCCCTGTGCGAAGTGTCCCCCTGGAGAGGAGCCCGATAGG AAGTGCGGCTCTGGGCAAGGCCTAGGCGTGACCTGTCGAGCCTGCTCCCCGGGCACCTTCTCGGCCAGCCATGGCACGGCGCCCTGCTTGCCTCAGACCACCTGTGAGGCCAGGAAGAGGGTCCACGCCAGCCCTGGGACAGCTGCAGCCGACAGCCGGTGTGGAGGCTGCATGCCAGG GTTTTACAGCCCTGAAGGAGAGACGGACCCAACAGCCGAATGCCTGCCATGCTCCTCTGCTCCCAAAGGCATGCTGGGCTGCCCAG GTGCGAAGCCGTGGCTGACCCGGCTGGCGAGGAACGTCGAGGCCCTGCACAGACGGGACGAGAGGGCAGCGTCCAATGGCACGCGGGATGGGAAGCGGGAGGAACACGCCACGCAGTACGCCGTGCTGGCCATCGTGCCGGTCTTCTGCGTCATGGGGCTGCTGGGCATCCTCTTCTGCAACCTCCTGAAGAAGAAGGGCTACCACTGCACGGCCCACAAGGAGAGCGACGAGGAGGTGGCGAAGGCGGAGAGAGGCG GTAATAACTCAGCCTACAGAATAGAAGATGCCAACCAAGATACCATCGGGGTCCTTGTGCAGCTGATCACGGAGAAGAAAG AGAACGCTGCggccctggaggagctgctgaAGGAGTACCACAGCAAACAGGTGGTGCAGACCAGCCACAAGCCTGCCACCAG caggctgcattTCCTACCGCACATCCCCCACATCTGCCGGCACCAGCACCACCTGCACACGGTGCAGGGCCTGGCCACTCGCTCGGGCCCCAGCTGCACCCGCTGCTGCCAGAAGAAGTGGCCGGAAGTGCTGCTCTCTCCGGAAGCTGCCGCCACTGCCGCAGCCGCCACCATCCCCGCTCCCGCCAGCGTCGCCCCCAAGCCGGCAAAGCTGGGCGGCAAGGCCAGCCGGCCGGGAGAGATCACCATCCTCTCCGTGGGCAG gttccgAGTGGCTTGCATCCCCGAGCAGAAGCCCAACCCTCCAGAAGTGAAAACCATCTTGGAGTGCAGTGGGGCTGAGCCGGCCGACTCCCCCCGCAGCGGCCTCCCTGCTGAGCAGAAATCGCTGGTGGGCAATGGAGCTAGGTCGAAATGGCTGAAAACGGCCGATAGCCAACAAGAG GTGATCATCTGA